Proteins encoded in a region of the Bartonella taylorii genome:
- a CDS encoding lytic transglycosylase domain-containing protein, protein MQFVKILLSAAFAVFFVFDISLARTILNVADSNKSSVIIASRISARPYESLIQKFANKHNVPVNLAHAVVRVESNYKAHTKGAAGEIGLMQIKPSTARGLGFNGSVQDLYDPATNLEYGMRYLAQAYKLSGGNTCGTILKYNAGHAAKKMNSISAKYCLKVKTYLASLK, encoded by the coding sequence ATGCAATTTGTGAAGATCCTTTTAAGTGCAGCGTTTGCTGTATTTTTTGTGTTTGATATAAGTTTGGCTCGTACTATTTTAAATGTTGCGGACTCAAATAAAAGCTCAGTGATTATTGCTTCTAGAATTTCTGCTCGTCCTTATGAATCCCTTATTCAGAAATTCGCAAATAAGCATAATGTTCCTGTTAATTTAGCACATGCTGTTGTAAGAGTTGAAAGTAATTATAAGGCGCATACAAAGGGGGCTGCTGGCGAAATAGGCTTGATGCAAATTAAACCCTCTACAGCGCGAGGGTTGGGTTTTAATGGTTCTGTACAAGATCTTTACGACCCTGCGACAAATCTTGAATATGGTATGCGTTATTTGGCGCAGGCATATAAACTCAGTGGTGGGAATACGTGTGGCACGATCCTTAAATATAATGCAGGTCATGCTGCAAAAAAAATGAATTCCATTTCAGCGAAATATTGCTTAAAAGTGAAAACTTATCTGGCTTCATTAAAATAA
- the rsmH gene encoding 16S rRNA (cytosine(1402)-N(4))-methyltransferase RsmH yields MTEQGNRAERHIPVLLQPVLAGLMPLVGARVIDGTFGAGGYTRALLNAGAEVIALDRDPHAIEKGQLLVDEFFPRLRLVQMEFSQLESVVKEKVDAVILDIGVSSMQLDEAERGFSFQKDGPLDMRMAQNGFTAADVVNRLKGDDLARIFKILGEERYAGRIARMIEKRRHVQPFLRTGDLAHAIEELVGRKSGDRIHPATRVFQALRIYVNDEIGELARGLFAAERVLKAGGRLGVVSFHSLEDRMVKRFFSARSGERMRSRYLPEIETVPATFFPLFKGGITATKEELQQNPRSRSARLRIGIRTEAESLVSDMKLFDLAEIASFEGGKK; encoded by the coding sequence TTGACAGAGCAGGGTAACAGAGCTGAACGCCATATTCCAGTGTTATTGCAGCCAGTTTTAGCTGGGCTTATGCCATTGGTTGGGGCAAGAGTCATTGATGGCACCTTTGGTGCTGGTGGTTATACGCGTGCTTTATTAAACGCGGGTGCAGAGGTTATTGCTCTTGATCGTGATCCTCATGCAATTGAAAAGGGGCAATTGCTTGTTGATGAATTTTTTCCACGACTTCGTTTAGTGCAGATGGAGTTTTCACAGTTAGAGAGTGTCGTGAAAGAGAAGGTAGATGCTGTTATTTTGGATATTGGTGTTTCTTCAATGCAGCTTGATGAAGCTGAGAGGGGGTTTTCTTTTCAAAAAGATGGCCCATTAGATATGCGAATGGCTCAGAATGGTTTTACTGCCGCAGATGTTGTCAATCGTTTAAAAGGTGATGATTTAGCGCGAATCTTTAAAATATTAGGGGAAGAACGCTATGCGGGCCGAATTGCACGGATGATTGAAAAGCGCCGCCACGTTCAACCTTTTTTGCGTACAGGTGATCTTGCTCATGCCATCGAGGAGTTGGTGGGCCGTAAAAGTGGAGATCGCATTCATCCTGCAACGCGTGTATTCCAAGCTCTTCGTATTTATGTTAATGATGAAATTGGTGAACTTGCGCGTGGCTTATTTGCTGCTGAACGCGTTTTAAAAGCAGGAGGCCGTCTGGGTGTCGTAAGTTTTCATTCTCTTGAAGATCGTATGGTCAAAAGATTTTTTTCTGCTCGTTCAGGAGAGCGTATGAGATCGCGCTATCTTCCTGAAATAGAGACAGTTCCAGCAACATTTTTTCCTTTGTTTAAAGGTGGGATCACTGCAACTAAAGAAGAGCTACAGCAAAATCCTCGTTCACGCTCTGCGAGATTGCGTATTGGGATACGTACCGAGGCCGAGAGTCTTGTTTCAGATATGAAATTATTTGATTTAGCAGAGATTGCCAGTTTTGAAGGCGGAAAAAAATGA
- the ftsL gene encoding cell division protein FtsL: MTVFRTFDMILVMIMICMAGLTYKVKYDVQKRMNEVRRLEHEIAAAKNTVNLLHAEWAVMIEPSRMQKLAKRYQKELGLEIMQPRQVVELGDIPVRVHDPIEEVIKQNILDDGKDILAHNHASQENCIVQKGVR, from the coding sequence ATGACAGTTTTTCGTACATTTGATATGATTTTAGTGATGATTATGATTTGTATGGCAGGTCTTACTTATAAGGTGAAATATGATGTTCAAAAGCGGATGAACGAAGTTCGTCGTCTTGAACATGAAATTGCTGCAGCAAAAAATACAGTGAATTTGCTTCATGCTGAATGGGCTGTGATGATAGAGCCTTCACGAATGCAAAAACTTGCGAAGCGTTATCAAAAAGAGCTTGGTTTAGAGATCATGCAGCCTCGACAAGTAGTAGAGCTTGGGGATATTCCGGTACGTGTACACGATCCAATTGAAGAAGTGATTAAACAAAATATCTTGGACGATGGTAAGGATATTTTGGCGCATAATCACGCTTCTCAGGAGAACTGCATTGTTCAAAAAGGCGTGCGGTGA
- a CDS encoding peptidoglycan D,D-transpeptidase FtsI family protein, whose translation MKSYFLFSQKKKRLKNPLDIQNFPARRSYSSRPRLLFSLFCFLILYGVMGACLISYGLQGGQIEEAKGPSVLQLTARPDIIDRNGRLLATDIKTYSLFVEPRRIIDVDETIELLSTVLPDLNWQETYKRLKRKSSFSWIQRGLTPIQKTQIMALGIPGIGFRTEIRRFYPSGSVVSHILGMVNVDNQGIAGMEKYIDDAGLSALRAAGLATEETLKSVQLSIDVRVQTIVHDELKKAMKRYKAIAAGAVILNIHTNEVLAMVSLPGFDPGNPVEALKSDRLNRMTAGTFEMGSIIKSFTTAMALDSGLFHLNSVIDASQPIKASQNYFIRDFHGKNRLLTLWEVFIYSSNIGSAREALAIGIDGHRDFLKRLGLLDRMTTELPEVAHPIVPPHWKDIHSMTISFGHGMATTPLQTAVGAAALVNGGLLIEPTFLKRTKEQALQRAKQVLQAKTSQNMRYLYKLNSDIGSGRNAKVEGYRVGGKTGTAEKVENGKYSKTKNFNSFLAAFPIENPSYVVLTIIDEPQPEDGQRSATAAMNAGPMLANIIRRSASFLGIKPDFEKEYEPILSIKNSSSFVKQR comes from the coding sequence ATGAAATCATACTTTCTATTCTCGCAGAAGAAAAAGCGTTTAAAGAATCCGCTAGATATTCAAAACTTCCCTGCTCGTCGTTCCTATTCTAGTCGACCACGCTTGCTTTTTTCTTTGTTCTGTTTTCTTATTTTATATGGTGTTATGGGAGCTTGTCTTATTTCTTATGGGCTTCAAGGTGGGCAGATTGAAGAAGCAAAAGGACCTAGTGTTCTTCAATTGACTGCACGACCCGATATTATTGATCGTAATGGTCGTTTGTTGGCAACAGATATTAAAACTTATTCGCTTTTTGTTGAACCACGACGTATTATTGATGTAGATGAAACCATTGAATTGCTCTCAACAGTTTTGCCTGATCTCAATTGGCAAGAAACTTATAAACGCTTAAAAAGAAAGTCTAGTTTTTCTTGGATTCAGCGTGGGTTAACGCCAATACAGAAGACGCAAATTATGGCTCTTGGTATTCCTGGAATTGGGTTTCGTACTGAAATCCGTCGTTTTTATCCGAGTGGATCTGTGGTTTCGCATATTCTCGGCATGGTGAATGTTGATAATCAAGGCATAGCGGGGATGGAAAAATATATTGATGATGCTGGTTTGAGTGCCTTGCGTGCAGCTGGTCTTGCAACTGAAGAAACATTAAAGTCAGTTCAGCTTTCGATTGATGTGCGTGTTCAGACAATTGTGCATGATGAGCTTAAGAAAGCAATGAAGCGTTATAAAGCGATTGCGGCAGGAGCTGTTATTTTAAATATCCACACGAATGAAGTTCTGGCTATGGTATCACTACCAGGTTTTGACCCTGGAAATCCTGTTGAAGCTTTGAAAAGTGATCGCTTAAATCGGATGACTGCTGGAACTTTTGAGATGGGATCTATTATTAAAAGTTTTACGACCGCAATGGCACTTGATTCAGGTCTTTTTCATTTAAATAGTGTTATTGATGCTTCACAACCTATTAAAGCAAGTCAAAATTATTTTATTCGTGATTTTCATGGGAAAAATCGTCTCTTAACGCTATGGGAAGTTTTCATTTATTCCTCTAACATTGGTTCTGCTAGGGAAGCATTGGCGATAGGAATTGACGGACATCGTGATTTTTTGAAACGACTTGGTTTACTTGATCGAATGACAACGGAATTACCTGAAGTTGCACACCCTATTGTGCCACCTCATTGGAAAGATATCCATTCGATGACGATCTCTTTTGGACATGGTATGGCAACAACGCCTTTGCAAACAGCAGTAGGTGCTGCTGCTTTAGTAAATGGTGGTTTGTTGATTGAACCTACATTTTTAAAACGTACAAAAGAACAGGCGTTGCAACGTGCAAAACAAGTTTTGCAGGCTAAAACGAGTCAAAACATGCGTTATCTTTATAAATTAAACAGTGATATTGGTTCGGGACGTAATGCAAAGGTAGAAGGTTATCGCGTTGGTGGTAAGACAGGAACAGCCGAAAAAGTTGAAAATGGAAAATATTCTAAAACAAAAAATTTCAATAGTTTTCTTGCTGCTTTTCCTATTGAGAATCCTTCCTATGTTGTTTTAACAATTATTGATGAACCGCAGCCTGAAGATGGACAGCGCTCAGCAACAGCAGCAATGAATGCAGGGCCGATGCTTGCTAACATTATTCGCCGTTCAGCTAGTTTTTTGGGAATAAAACCAGATTTTGAAAAAGAGTACGAGCCTATTTTGAGCATAAAGAACAGTTCGAGTTTCGTTAAACAACGGTAA